A portion of the Mustela erminea isolate mMusErm1 chromosome 19, mMusErm1.Pri, whole genome shotgun sequence genome contains these proteins:
- the FBXO46 gene encoding F-box only protein 46 has translation MDRGGLLPFQLWCPRPFGTYSQNQPRAPTAALKPSACPEPGSGAEPDHGPAHSENTPPALATEAPASQPAPLLSAAAAGDEGRVLLDTWYVIKPGNTKEKVAFFVAHQCGGGSRASSMKVKGHWGSDSSKAKRRRRCLEPTKAPPDPGGPEAPPAAEGAPASAGEDVDLLSVAEMVALVEQRAALALQSYPRPGTPAPVVFVSAEQGGPAKGLGSERRSGGGDCSRVAEAVAHFEAQRDSPPAKGLRKEERPGPGPGEVRIAFRISNGREPPSGGSLSNGSGGRPGCAYPGSPGPGARAKDKITCDLYQLISPSRDALPSNVEFLLARADEASEGEMPVPARPEDTPPAPPPPPARDCGASGFHVDVVVTGVVDECIFFGKDGTKNVKEETVCLTVSPEEPPPPGQLFFLQSRSPDGPPEPPPADSPATAPGPDDAEGTTDTSLCRLYRHVSHDFLEIRFKIQRLLEPRQYMLLLPEHVLVKIFSFLPTRALAALKCTCHHFKGIIEAFGVRATDSRWSRDPLYRDDPCKQCRKRYEKGDVSLCRWHPKPYHHDLPYGRSYWMCCRRADRETPGCRLGLHDNNWVLPCNGPGSSGGGRPGREEGR, from the coding sequence ATGGACCGCGGCGGCCTCCTGCCCTTCCAGCTGTGGTGCCCCCGACCCTTTGGCACCTACTCACAGAACCAGCCACGGGCGCCTACCGCAGCCCTCAAGCCGTCAGcctgcccagagcctggcagCGGGGCTGAGCCAGACCACGGACCTGCCCACTCCGAGAACACCCCGCCCGCCTTGGCCACCGaggcccctgcctcccagccagcCCCTCTTCTCTCAGCAGCAGCTGCTGGCGATGAGGGGCGAGTCCTGCTGGACACATGGTATGTCATCAAGCCCGGGAATACAAAGGAGAAAGTGGCCTTCTTTGTGGCCCACCAATGTGGTGGGGGCAGCCGGGCCAGCTCCATGAAGGTCAAGGGGCACTGGGGCAGTGACAGCTCCAAGGCCAAGCGGAGGAGGCGCTGTCTTGAGCCTACAAAGGCTCCCCCGGACCCAGGGGGCCCAGAGGCGCCCCCTGCCGCTGAGGGGGCCCCAGCCTCAGCTGGCGAAGACGTAGATCTGCTCTCTGTGGCAGAGATGGTGGCACTGGTGGAACAGCGGGCTGCCCTGGCTTTGCAGAGCTACCCGCGTCCGGGCACCCCGGCGCCTGTGGTCTTCGTGTCAGCGGAGCAGGGTGGGCCTGCCAAGGGGCTGGGGTCCGAACGGCGCTCCGGTGGCGGGGACTGCAGCCGGGTAGCCGAGGCGGTGGCCCACTTCGAGGCCCAGCGGGACAGCCCTCCAGCCAAAGGCCTCCGCAAAGAGGAGAGGCCTGGGCCGGGCCCTGGGGAGGTACGCATCGCCTTCCGTATCTCCAACGGTCGAGAGCCCCCATCAGGGGGCAGCTTGTCCAATGGGAGCGGGGGCCGGCCAGGTTGTGCctacccaggcagcccaggccctggggcccGGGCCAAGGACAAGATCACCTGCGACCTGTACCAGCTCATCAGCCCCTCCCGGGATGCCCTCCCCAGCAACGTGGAGTTCCTCCTGGCTCGGGCAGATGAGGCCAGCGAGGGGGAGATGCCCGTCCCTGCCAGGCCTGAAGACACTCCACCGGCCCCACCTCCGCCCCCTGCCCGGGACTGCGGAGCCTCAGGTTTCCACGTGGATGTGGTGGTGACGGGGGTGGTGGATGAGTGCATCTTCTTTGGCAAGGACGGCACCAAGAATGTGAAAGAGGAGACGGTGTGCCTGACGGTCAGCCCTGAGGAGCCGCCCCCACCCGGCCAGCTCTTCTTCCTCCAGTCCCGCAGTCCAGATGGGCCACCCGAGCCCCCCCCGGCTGACTCCCCGGCCACCGCGCCGGGCCCTGACGATGCCGAGGGGACCACGGACACGTCCCTGTGCCGCCTGTACCGGCACGTGTCCCATGACTTCCTGGAGATCCGCTTCAAGATCCAGCGGCTGCTGGAGCCGCGACAGTACATGCTGCTGCTGCCCGAGCACGTGCTGGTAAAGATCTTCAGCTTCCTGCCCACGCGGGCCCTGGCGGCCCTCAAGTGCACCTGCCACCACTTCAAGGGCATCATCGAGGCGTTTGGCGTGCGGGCCACAGACTCGCGCTGGAGCCGCGACCCACTCTATCGTGATGACCCTTGCAAGCAGTGCCGCAAGAGATACGAGAAGGGGGACGTGTCGCTCTGCCGCTGGCACCCCAAGCCCTACCACCACGACCTGCCTTATGGACGTTCCTACTGGATGTGCTGCCGCCGAGCTGACCGCGAGACGCCTGGCTGCCGCCTGGGTCTGCATGATAACAACTGGGTGCTGCCCTGCAACGGGCCGGGCAGCAGCGGCGGGGGCCGGCCTGGCCGCGAGGAAGGGAGGTga